The Chelonia mydas isolate rCheMyd1 chromosome 3, rCheMyd1.pri.v2, whole genome shotgun sequence genome includes a region encoding these proteins:
- the OLIG3 gene encoding oligodendrocyte transcription factor 3 gives MNSDSSSVSSRASSPDMDEMYLRDHHHHHHHHHHQDNRLNSVSSTQGDLVQKMSGEGLSRNGSKAGGEGSKYKIKKQLSEQDLQQLRLKINGRERKRMHDLNLAMDGLREVMPYAHGPSVRKLSKIATLLLARNYILMLTSSLEEMKRLVGEIYGGHHSAFHCGTVGHSGGHPAHAASTVHQVHPILGSALSSANTSSPLSASLPGIGTIRPPHSLLKTPSAPPALQLGSGFQHWAGLPCPCTICQMPPPPHLSALTTANMSRISAESKDLLK, from the coding sequence ATGaattctgactccagctctgtcTCCAGCAGAGCTTCCTCGCCAGACATGGATGAGATGTACCTGAGAGATCACcatcaccaccatcaccaccaccaccatcaggaCAACCGGCTCAACTCGGTCTCCTCCACTCAGGGCGACCTGGTGCAGAAGATGTCCGGGGAAGGCCTCTCCAGAAACGGCTCCAAGGCCGGAGGGGAAGGCAGCAAGTACAAAATCAAGAAGCAACTCTCGGAGCAGgacctgcagcagctcaggctgaAGATCAATGGGCGGGAACGCAAAAGGATGCACGACCTGAACCTGGCTATGGATGGGCTGAGGGAGGTGATGCCCTACGCTCATGGACCTTCCGTGAGGAAACTCTCCAAAATTGCTACCCTCCTGCTGGCCAGAAACTACATCCTGATGCTCACCAGCTCCCTAGAGGAGATGAAGAGGCTGGTGGGTGAAATCTATGGAGGACACCACTCCGCCTTTCACTGCGGGACAGTGGGGCACTCAGGCGGGCACCCGGCCCACGCAGCTAGCACGGTCCACCAGGTCCACCCCATCCTTGGCAGTGCCTTGTCTTCAGCCAACACCTCCTCCCCGCTGTCCGCCTCCCTACCAGGGATTGGCACGATCAGGCCCCCTCACTCTTTACTCAAGACTCCCTCTGCCCCGCCAGCCCTCCAGCTTGGCAGTGGCTTCCAGCACTGGGCGGGTTTGCCTTGCCCTTGCACTATCTGTCAAATGCCCCCTCCGCCACACCTGTCTGCCCTCACCACAGCCAACATGAGCAGGATCTCAGCAGAATCCAAGGACTTACTGAAGTGA